In a single window of the Nitrospinaceae bacterium genome:
- a CDS encoding UMP kinase — MLKLSGEALGGEKRLGVDHGVVSDIAKEIAEVHEKGLQLAVVVGGGNIFRGGEAAATGMERTTGDHMGMLATVINALALQHALEKIGVATRVQSAIHMAELCEPYIRRRAVRHLEKGRVVIFAAGTGNPYFTTDTAASLRAVEIGAECILKATNVDGVYTADPNKDDTAEFIKELSYIEVLNRHLGVMDSTAISLCMENNLPIIVFNLRKEGNIFRVVAGEKVGTLVTAIQET, encoded by the coding sequence ATGCTGAAACTCTCGGGCGAAGCCCTCGGGGGAGAAAAGCGTCTTGGCGTAGACCACGGTGTTGTGAGCGATATCGCTAAGGAAATCGCCGAGGTCCATGAGAAGGGTCTTCAACTCGCGGTGGTCGTCGGGGGCGGCAACATCTTCCGGGGCGGGGAAGCAGCAGCAACGGGAATGGAGCGGACCACCGGAGATCACATGGGCATGCTCGCCACCGTCATAAATGCGCTTGCTTTACAACACGCTCTTGAGAAAATTGGAGTCGCCACCCGGGTTCAGAGCGCGATTCATATGGCTGAGCTTTGCGAGCCCTATATACGCAGGCGGGCCGTGCGCCATCTTGAGAAAGGTCGCGTTGTAATTTTCGCCGCAGGAACCGGAAACCCATATTTCACGACCGATACGGCTGCGAGTTTGCGTGCCGTTGAGATTGGCGCTGAATGTATTCTGAAGGCGACGAATGTGGACGGGGTGTACACGGCAGATCCTAATAAAGATGATACCGCCGAGTTTATTAAAGAGCTAAGTTATATTGAAGTCCTCAACCGCCATCTGGGGGTGATGGATTCGACGGCGATCAGTTTGTGTATGGAAAATAATTTGCCAATAATTGTTTTTAATCTCAGGAAAGAAGGTAATATTTTCCGAGTAGTGGCTGGCGAAAAAGTGGGAACGCTTGTGACAGCTATCCAGGAGACTTGA
- a CDS encoding elongation factor Ts translates to MEVTAQMVKDLRSVTGAGIMDCKEALKEKDGDLEEAKIYLREKGLSSAAKKAGRAASDGLVESDVASDGRSGVLVEVNCETDFVAKTEDFSALVGKVISHVTENGKIGEGGVEALQGEVTAAITKLGENIVVSRGDKFEVPGGQAGAVSAYIHPGGAIGVMVELHTSSEDVVAKDGFAEVAKDLAMHIAASSPLYLQADQVPGSLIESERAILLAQSQDTGKPEEIVAKIVEGRINKYLKEVCLMDQPFVKDPDQKIQGWMSSKSKELGGEIEISRFARFQRGELSTQEEAE, encoded by the coding sequence ATGGAAGTCACCGCTCAAATGGTCAAGGATTTACGCAGTGTAACGGGCGCAGGAATAATGGACTGCAAAGAGGCGCTCAAGGAAAAAGATGGCGATCTTGAAGAGGCCAAGATTTATTTAAGGGAAAAAGGTCTTTCCAGCGCGGCCAAAAAGGCTGGGCGCGCGGCGAGTGACGGATTGGTCGAGTCCGATGTTGCCTCTGATGGGCGCTCGGGTGTGCTCGTTGAAGTGAATTGTGAGACGGATTTTGTCGCCAAGACAGAGGATTTTTCTGCTCTGGTGGGAAAGGTTATCTCCCATGTGACGGAAAATGGAAAGATTGGCGAGGGCGGTGTTGAGGCCCTTCAGGGAGAAGTTACGGCGGCCATCACCAAGCTTGGTGAAAATATTGTCGTTTCCCGCGGAGACAAATTTGAAGTGCCTGGTGGGCAAGCGGGTGCCGTTAGCGCCTATATTCACCCAGGCGGAGCTATTGGGGTGATGGTCGAGCTTCACACCTCCTCTGAGGATGTCGTAGCTAAGGATGGTTTTGCCGAGGTTGCCAAGGATCTTGCCATGCATATTGCGGCAAGCAGCCCGCTCTATCTACAGGCCGATCAAGTTCCTGGAAGTCTCATTGAGAGCGAGCGTGCCATTCTTTTGGCCCAGTCGCAGGACACTGGCAAACCCGAGGAGATTGTCGCCAAAATTGTTGAAGGGCGAATTAACAAGTACCTCAAAGAGGTTTGTCTGATGGACCAGCCTTTCGTGAAGGATCCGGATCAGAAAATACAGGGCTGGATGTCCAGTAAATCCAAAGAGTTAGGCGGCGAGATCGAGATATCCCGCTTTGCCCGCTTCCAGCGCGGTGAGCTTTCCACGCAAGAAGAAGCTGAGTAG